The halophilic archaeon DL31 nucleotide sequence ATAAGATTCTCCAAGTCGGTGGCAGAGTTGTTAATCGGCGTCGCCGTCAGCATAATCATCGTCTTCCCGCGGAGCTGACGCAGGTTCGCATGCCGACGAGTTCCCTTGTAATCGTCTTCGTCATTCGGATTCGGTCGCCACTTCCCGTGATTCCGGAAGCGGTGGGCCTCATCAACTAGGACGACATCAAACGCGTCTTTGATGTCCTGTACCTCATCATATGTGAGATTCTGGAACTTGCTGATACTCATCACGTCCAAGTGCGTCCCATCAATTTCGAGTCCGAAGTATGGATTCCCGTCTTCGTTTGTGTCGTCTTGGAGGAGGTCTTCCCACTGTTCGGTGAGGTTCGCAGGCACGATCAGGAGACAATGATCCCCGCGTTGACGGTAGTCATGCAGTAGTTCACCACCGATGAACGATTTTCCGAGACCGACAGAGTCGGAGATGATGCAGCCGTTGAACCGAGAAAGTTTCTCCTTCGCGCTTTCGTATCCGAGTGTCTGGAAGTAGTACAGCGGGCTGTCGCGGATGTTAATGTTCCCGCTCAGCTCGTCGTACGCCAGAAGTTTGTATAGTTCGAACGGCTCGATGTACGTCCCTAGGTCATCAGGCGTGTCTTCATCATCTGTTTCATCATTTTGTTGGTCCTGCCAATCTTGGTACTTCTCGCTGTTCTCGATGATTCGGATGATTTCCTCGCTGAAGTCTTCAGCATTCGCCCACTGGTTATCGTACCAGTCTTCGAATGCCTCCGCTTTAGGCCGGTCTTGGCTTGTGAGGTTCAGTTCGATGTTGTTTCGATGTCCACTCGCGGTAAAGTTTGAGGACCCGACTATCGTCGCACACGGACGCGTATCCGTACCATCGTCAGTGCTCCAGTCTTCATCGTCTTGCGGTGCTCTGAACGAGGCCCCTTTGGCGTGGAAGTAGCCGTTTTCTGGATTTCGCACACGGACGCTAACCTTGTCTTCGGCTATGAAGTCTCGCAGCCGATCCAGTCGTCCTAACTGCGCGTTGTTGAGTTCCTCAATACTCTCTTCGACTTCATCTCTGAGTTCGCTGCGTAGACTTTGTCCCTCTCCGATTTCATCTGCTGTACTGCGGTTCGTTTGCCGCCCCATCAATATTCGAATTGGAGCGTGACCAAGTTCATCTGGATCAGCAAGCCGTTCAAGATCTTCGCGGTACAGGTCGAATCCAGAAAGGTAGAAATAGCCGGTAGCGATGCGTGCTTCTTCGATTTTCGGGATGATTTTCTTGTAGACGTCTTCGACCGTCCGATTAGCGTTATCGACGAGGGGAGGGAGAGAAATCATCGTGTTGCCGGATGTAACCATCATAGTGACTTAGTGTTTAGTGACCAACGAACTATGCGGTCTGTCAGTTTGTACCAATGAATGATCTGGTTAGGGCGTTCTTGAAGGTGTAAGCAAGAAATTCTGGAAAGTCAGAGATGGTATATCTCCATCTCTCATTCTCCAAGGATATGTCGACGTGACTATGATGATCGCCGCAGAATCCTCTAACAGAAATTTTCCCAGAAGAAATCTAACTGATTGAATTACTAATCAGACGCTAGGTAGATGTCACGCCAGCGAAGATGAGCGACGCCCCCACTCTCAGTTTCAGCTAAGAGGATGTGCCAGTCCCTTGATCTCCAGTCTCCTGGCCTGCATCGTCTTCGATAACCTCAACTACCGTTCCCTGCACTCCGTGTAGCGGGTCGTGGTCTGGATCCAATTGATATTAATCCGCACGCGATCCCCCTGCTTGAATCGCCGCATTGTATGAGATGGGCTTCCGAGGGCCCTGATCGTTTTGGTCGTACAGCTCACCTAACGACTAACTTCCCCCACTCGCAGTTGGAGGTTCGATTACCGCGGAATGGAGACGACCTCGTTCGGAAAGCGAGTGAGCGCTGTAGGCACCAATAGAGAATTTGATCTAACTGATGATGATGTGCAGGCATACAATTGAGGTGATTCACTTATCGTCTTCGCAGACAACCTCACGTAATTCCTTAAGCAGGTCTTCCCGATTCTTGGCTAAAATCTCAATGTCTCCATCTACGTTCTCAATCTTGGTACGGATTCGACTAACGACTCTATACCGGTAGTTATCGGAGACATCGGCGTCTCCTTTGATAATTTCCCGCTCACGTTCGGTGAGGAGACCACGATACTGGTCATCAACCATACCTGCCGATTGGCTTTGCCATCATATATTAGCTGTTACTGTGTATGGTCATATAAATACTATATACAGTAATGGTGACTGTTTACAGTAACTATTAAGTGACTACAAATAGTAACCATGTAGTGTGGAACCCCGGTTCTACAGGGCACAGCGGTCACAGAAAGTGCCCGGGTGGTTGGAACACCCGAGTCGGGTTCCCCACAGCATGTGTAAGAACCCATGAATCACTCGACACTAACAACGAAAGAATCCATCGACAATCGGTTAATTGAAGAAATATCACAATTACAACAATTTTCGCTCGGGGAAGGGGCCGCAGTTTGTGAAGTCTGCGGTGATAAACTGCGGGAAGGCGCTCCGATCGTCGTGTTCGTCTTCCGACCGGCCGACCAAACAGCCTTCCAGGTCGGACACGTGAAATGCGTTGACTGTCGGCACGAGCCGACGGAGTACTTTACGTTGGGTGTGCGTGAGCTCGTGCTGGAGGGTCGTGTCGGCACGTGCAGTGATCCTGCGACCCAGTCATCGTGGCAAGTACTACTGGCTCCACAGCCGCGCGCTGTGAGTCCGGCGGACGCGACCTCGGTGCAACCCTTGCCGGGTGTGGCGTGGTTCCGACGCCCGATCGCGCGGAGCGATGCGTTCGTTGCTGCGGATTGCGCTTCGACGCGTAAGCCGTGGCAGCGACCGGTGGTGCCGGCTAACAACGCGGACTACGAGGGTGCGTCCGAGCTCGGATCGGAGTCAGCGGGTGACGACTTGACTGAAACTACTGCTCCACACGCTGCTGATGGCGGCCGATCGGGAGGTGCTCGGTGACGATGCAAGGGGAGCAAGACGCGCAGGGCTTCGACGCCTCGCACCTCGACTTCGATTTCGACTTCCCGCGTCTCGTCGATGAAACGGCGTTCCCAGACATCTACGTCGGCCTTGATATCGACTTGTGATTGCTTCTGAATCCTCATTCCGCCGTCCAGTCACTGCGGCGATCGACATCACCACCATTCCCTATTATGGAGATGTCGAGGAGATGTCGATGGTCAGCGGGACGAAAGACAGGGACGGTCGAGCGTTCAAATTTGCGACGCTGTCGATCATCGGGCAGAACATCCCGCTGATTTTGGCTGTCGAGCCGGTTCGAGAGAGCTCTGAGTGGGATGAGAACCCGTCGAATCAGATCCATCGTACTGTGCGACGGCTCGTTCGACGAGCGAAAGAGCATGTTCCAATCGAGACAGTGCTGTGTGATCGAGAGTTTGACTCGATACAAGTGTTCCAGACACTCTCAAACCTCGATGTGAACTACCTCATACCTAAGCGGGTCTCCAGCTCCGAACGGGATGTACTTGAACAAATGGAGGAAATGATCCGGGCGCTGATGGACCGATGAAATTGAACCGATCTATCGCACCAGATCTCCTCGTTTCAGCCCTCCTCACTCTACTGGTGTGGTTCGAGTTCTGGGGAGGCCGTCTCCCCGCCAGTCTCGATGGAACTATATTAATAATTGGGGTCATTGGAGGCGCTATTGTAACCATTCTCAGTACCTCACAAAGCATCCTCGGCTAGCTGTTTCTGCGGCCTGAGTTCTGTGTCGAAGCGGTTGTACTGACGGTCTCGACGAGAGAATTACGGACGGATCGACGGAGAGCTGTCGCTGTCGGCGGCGGTCAGCCGCCGACGCGACAGCGTCGCCACTCACTCCGCTGGCTTGCTCGGTCGGTGGTTAGCGGTGGAATCGGTCGTCAGGTGGCCGATTCGCGGGGACGGCCCGACGCACCGCGAGGGCCGTCCACGCAGCTCGTCGAATCATATTGACGAACTCCTTGTACGGCCACCACCAGAGGCGACGCCCGCCTCGGCGGGGCGTCGCCACATACTCGTAGTGAAGGTACCGCCAGACGTTCTGTAAGAGGAGACTCACCACCACGTACAGCAGCCGTACCGTTGGATCTCGTGTTGTCGTTGTCGCTATCGCTTGCTCAAACAAGCGATAGCTTGACTCGATACCGAAGCGTTTCGAGTAGTGGTATCGAGCGTCCCGTGGTGAGTCGATGAAACGGCGCGTCAGCGGCGTAGCCGTGACGCGCCACACCGTTCTCGTCATACTTCCCATTTAGGTACGTACAGTCGATGTAGACGGGAAAATCGACGGTCCAGCTGTGACCGTCGAGTTTCCCCGTCAGATCATGCTGAATGACGCGACTCCATCCTTCCGAGAGCTCTTGCTGAATCGCCTCACCCCACCGGATGATCGGGATCACGTACGCGTAATTGTGCGCCTGAAGCAGCGTGAGACACTTACTGTCGTAGAATCCGCGATCAAGGTAGGCGGCCTTGACCCCGGCGTCAAGGCCGTCGAGGACACCGAAGAACTCAGCGAGGACACTACTTGCGGTATCGCCGTCTTTGAGACGGCGTACCGCCAGCGTGTAGCGTTTGTTCTTCACACGCGCGTAGAGTGTGGCATAGGCGTGGAACGCAGTGGTTCCACGCTTCGCTACCGAGTGATAGAGGCCGTCTGTGTCGTCTTCGTCACCGTAGTAGGGCCGCAGGTGGAGGTCTGCGCAGACCTCCACCTGTTCGGGGAGCAATTCATCGAGATCCTTTCGCAGGAGCGTGTTAGCGACTCGTTCGAGCCGTTCCGGCTCGAACTTCGTCCGAAGATGGTAGAGGACCGTGTTCCCAGCGGGTGAGTTCTGGCTCGACGCACAGAGCGTAGAGACAGAGGTCCCGTCGGCGCAAGCGCCGACGAGGACCTCATAGATGTCTTCAGCAGTGATTTCAGCGTTATTGGCTAACGAGAGCGAAACTTCCTCGTCAAGGCGGTTGACGAGAAAGTTAAGAAGCTGGTCCTCGTGGATCTCACCGTCTGCTTGTTTGGTTTTAGACACACCTTCAGCAAGCAGACGTTCTAACTAAGCGGCTTTGTGAAGTACTGATAATTGCCAGTATACCGCTTTGTATCTCGGATTTTTGTTCGCTGAAGATTCAATTCAACACGTGTCTCATCGTTTTCAAGATCAAGAATCGGTTTGAGAAGCCCTGCAATGGTCTCAATGAACTGTGCATCACCGGTAACACGAATATTTGAAATGTCTGTTTCGAACGTGCTACCTTCGAACCTAGCCGGTTTCGGGAGCATCGACCGCTTCAATTCTGACGAGCTAGGCCTCTCACAGTTTCGAAGCCACTTCACTGCATTCTTTTTTCGGATAGCACCGCTCTTCGTCGAAGAGAGTTTCTCAAGCTCGGTTCCAACCGTCTCTGCTTGACGAGAGAGAATTGGTGCCCCGCCTGTCGGGTTGCAATCCGTACACTGCTCACCATCTGCACCAGGTACTACAAGAACACCACACTCCTCACAAAAATTCATGTATCCACTACATATTCTAAACAGGTAATAAAACTATCAATGAAAGCAAAATACAACTATATATAGCAAATCAGCTGCGTTCCAAACGAGCATCGGGATCTATATCGACCATATCAGTCACGGTTGAGACAGTGTTATCAGGCTGACTAGTCTTTATATTAACGTATGGATACGCA carries:
- a CDS encoding hypothetical protein (KEGG: hla:Hlac_3402 hypothetical protein); protein product: MNFCEECGVLVVPGADGEQCTDCNPTGGAPILSRQAETVGTELEKLSSTKSGAIRKKNAVKWLRNCERPSSSELKRSMLPKPARFEGSTFETDISNIRVTGDAQFIETIAGLLKPILDLENDETRVELNLQRTKIRDTKRYTGNYQYFTKPLS
- a CDS encoding hypothetical protein (KEGG: hla:Hlac_2816 hypothetical protein); the protein is MNHSTLTTKESIDNRLIEEISQLQQFSLGEGAAVCEVCGDKLREGAPIVVFVFRPADQTAFQVGHVKCVDCRHEPTEYFTLGVRELVLEGRVGTCSDPATQSSWQVLLAPQPRAVSPADATSVQPLPGVAWFRRPIARSDAFVAADCASTRKPWQRPVVPANNADYEGASELGSESAGDDLTETTAPHAADGGRSGGAR
- a CDS encoding hypothetical protein (KEGG: hla:Hlac_2815 hypothetical protein) yields the protein MQGEQDAQGFDASHLDFDFDFPRLVDETAFPDIYVGLDIDL
- a CDS encoding hypothetical protein (KEGG: nmg:Nmag_2099 hypothetical protein), with protein sequence MVDDQYRGLLTEREREIIKGDADVSDNYRYRVVSRIRTKIENVDGDIEILAKNREDLLKELREVVCEDDK